A window of the Lactuca sativa cultivar Salinas chromosome 7, Lsat_Salinas_v11, whole genome shotgun sequence genome harbors these coding sequences:
- the LOC111906011 gene encoding uncharacterized protein LOC111906011 codes for MASPVPAKSQPLHNFSLPHLKWKNHRSGRSRLAGETSSSSPPHRSPSTPWRESPPPASHAHIPPHPPLRHPSPSYVSRRPSPLHKQSPMRDSESESEPSCAVSKGIEKHTRKPSSAKSTKSVDSSKGKRSNKICIRFRKNSNIKHDDAVPEENHSSTPVDNAVPSAAAEEEESLPKIWNLRPRRPPMNHKQFNGGLPKIGSSSSPENTASQINNPNKEASEVKNNDHSNFGTSKKQKFSIALSRHEIEEDIFAWTGSKPSRRPKKRPRTVQKQLDTLFPGLWLGSITADSYKVSEAPPKV; via the exons ATGGCTTCACCGGTACCAGCGAAATCTCAACCGCTTCATAACTTCTCGTTGCCGCATCTAAAATGGAAGAACCACCGGAGCGGCCGTAGCAGACTTGCCGGAGAAACTTCATCGTCATCTCCGCCTCATCGATCTCCGTCTACTCCATGGCGTGAATCTCCGCCTCCGGCTTCTCATGCTCATATTCCTCCTCATCCTCCTCTGCGGCATCCCTCTCCATCTTACGTTTCTCGGCGGCCGTCACCTTTGCACAAGCAATCTCCGATGCGTGACTCGGAGTCGGAATCTGAACCGAGCTGCGCCGTTTCGAAAGGAATTGAAAAGCATACCAGGAAACCATCGTCTGCAAAATCTACAAAATCGGTCGATAGCAGTAAAGGCAAAAGATCGAATAAGATCTGTATTCGTTTCCGGAAGAACAGCAATATCAAGCATGACGACGCCGTCCCGGAGGAAAACCACTCGTCAACACCAGTTGACAACGCCGTTCCGTCTGCAGCAGCCGAAGAAGAAGAATCCTTGCCGAAGATTTGGAATTTGAGGCCCAGAAGGCCGCCGATGAATCACAAGCAGTTTAATGGAGGTTTACCGAAGATCGGTTCATCGTCATCGCCGGAAAATACAGCCTCGCAAATAAATAATCCCAATAAAGAAGCATCAGAAGTGAAGAATAACGATCACAGCAATTTTGGAACGTCAAAGAAGCAGAAATTCTCGATTGCACTTTCGCGTCATGAGATCGAAGAAGATATATTCGCATGGACTGGATCAAAGCCTTCCCGGAGGCCAAAAAAGAGACCAAGGACTGTTCAGAAACAACTTGAT ACATTGTTTCCTGGTTTATGGTTGGGTTCTATAACAGCTGATTCATACAAAGTATCTGAAGCACCTCCAAAGGTATAA